The DNA segment ATGAAGAACAGCTGCGACGGGAAGGCCAGCAGGAAGTCGATGACCCGGCTGATCCAGTAGTCCGTCCGGCCGCCGAGATAGCCGGCCGTGACACCGAGCAGGATGCCGGTGAGCACGGTCGCGATCGTGACCGCGACCGAGATCCCGAGCGAAGTCCGGATGCCGTAGAGCAGCTTGGTGAAGACGTCGTACCCGTTGCCGGGTTCGAGGCCGAACCAGAACTCGCCGCTGATCCCGCCGTTGGGCTGCACCGGCACGCCGGCGCTGTCGAACAGCTCGGGGCGCTCGTCGGCGTACACGGTGTACGGGTCCTTGCCGTACAGCCAGGAGATCACCGGGGCGAGCAGGCCGATCAGGAAGAAGAAGATGACGACGTACGCCGAGATGACCCCGGTGCGGTCCCGTTTGAAGCGGATCCACATCAGCTGGCCGGGGGAACGCCCGATCAGCTGCTCGTCCTCGGGCTTCACGTCCGGTTGTGGTGCACCGTCCGCGATGACCGAGGTCCCGCCACCCTCAATGCCGATACCACTTGTCACGTTTCGCCCGTTTCGCTGGTATGGGTATGCCAAAGCGAGGCGTGCG comes from the Streptomyces sp. NBC_00443 genome and includes:
- a CDS encoding ABC transporter permease, whose translation is MTSGIGIEGGGTSVIADGAPQPDVKPEDEQLIGRSPGQLMWIRFKRDRTGVISAYVVIFFFLIGLLAPVISWLYGKDPYTVYADERPELFDSAGVPVQPNGGISGEFWFGLEPGNGYDVFTKLLYGIRTSLGISVAVTIATVLTGILLGVTAGYLGGRTDYWISRVIDFLLAFPSQLFFIASMPVVVSLFVSPRDETPVYVRVVALILVMWFLGWMSLGRILRGTTLALREREFIEAAKVSGAPPWRIIRKEILPNVVTPILVQGTYMLPNFVTAEAGLSFLGVGIVEPTPDWGQMFSKASTELVMQNDITYMFFPGISMIIFIVAFNLLGDSVRDAFDPKTAR